In Flavobacterium sp. WV_118_3, one DNA window encodes the following:
- a CDS encoding inorganic diphosphatase produces the protein MSTLTIESFDAFIEIPRGSRNKYEYDFEQKRIRFDRMLYSAMFYPADYGFIPETLALDGDPLDVLVLFTEPSVPGCLVEVKPIAVFKMADDKGPDEKIVCVPVSDPIMNKLKDISDINIHTVKEIEHFFAVYKDLENKQVDVQGWGDVKEAQAMIEECSKRFQELDQAKKDSYSIKL, from the coding sequence ATGAGTACACTTACTATTGAATCATTCGATGCATTTATCGAAATCCCAAGAGGAAGCAGAAATAAATACGAATACGACTTTGAACAAAAGAGAATCCGTTTTGACAGAATGTTATATTCGGCCATGTTTTACCCGGCAGATTACGGATTTATTCCAGAAACATTAGCGTTGGACGGTGATCCGCTTGATGTTTTGGTGTTGTTTACGGAGCCTTCTGTTCCGGGATGTTTGGTTGAGGTAAAACCAATCGCTGTTTTTAAAATGGCAGATGATAAAGGTCCGGATGAGAAAATCGTTTGTGTACCGGTATCCGATCCGATTATGAATAAATTAAAAGATATCTCCGATATCAATATTCATACGGTAAAAGAAATTGAGCATTTCTTCGCAGTGTACAAAGATTTAGAAAACAAACAAGTTGATGTACAAGGATGGGGCGATGTGAAAGAAGCACAAGCCATGATCGAAGAATGTTCAAAACGTTTCCAGGAATTGGATCAGGCAAAAAAAGACAGCTATTCGATTAAATTATAA
- a CDS encoding thymidylate synthase has translation MRQYLDLVQHVLDNGSQKGDRTGTGTKSVFGYQMRFDLSEGFPLVTTKKVHLKSIVHELLWFLKGDTNIAYLKENGVKIWDEWADANGDLGPIYGHQWRNWNDEEIDQITELIDTLKNNPNSRRMLVSAWNPSVLPDTSKSFADNVANGKAALPPCHAFFQFYVSDGKLSCQLYQRSADVFLGVPFNIASYALFTMMIAQVCDLAPGDFIHTFGDVHIYNNHIEQVQLQLTREPHSLPKMILNPEVKNIFDFTFEDFTLTDYDPHPAIKGSVSV, from the coding sequence ATGAGACAATATTTAGACTTAGTACAGCACGTTTTAGACAACGGAAGTCAGAAAGGTGACCGAACCGGAACCGGAACCAAAAGTGTTTTCGGTTATCAGATGCGTTTTGACCTAAGCGAAGGTTTCCCATTGGTAACCACAAAGAAAGTACACCTAAAATCTATTGTTCACGAATTGCTTTGGTTTTTAAAAGGCGACACCAACATTGCTTATTTAAAAGAAAACGGCGTAAAAATCTGGGACGAATGGGCCGATGCAAATGGCGATTTAGGACCAATTTATGGTCATCAGTGGCGCAACTGGAATGACGAAGAAATTGATCAAATAACCGAACTAATCGATACCCTGAAAAACAATCCGAACAGCCGACGTATGTTGGTTTCGGCGTGGAATCCAAGTGTATTACCCGACACCTCCAAATCGTTTGCCGACAATGTAGCCAACGGAAAAGCCGCACTTCCTCCTTGTCATGCTTTTTTCCAGTTTTACGTATCCGACGGAAAATTATCCTGCCAATTATACCAGCGCAGTGCTGACGTATTCTTAGGCGTCCCGTTTAACATCGCTTCTTACGCTTTGTTCACGATGATGATTGCACAGGTATGTGATTTAGCACCGGGTGATTTTATTCACACGTTCGGAGACGTACACATTTACAACAACCATATCGAACAAGTTCAATTACAATTGACGCGCGAACCGCATTCGTTACCAAAAATGATCCTGAATCCGGAGGTCAAAAATATTTTCGATTTTACATTTGAAGACTTTACCTTAACCGATTACGATCCGCATCCGGCTATTAAAGGCAGTGTTTCTGTTTAA
- a CDS encoding dihydrofolate reductase codes for MITIIAAAAENNALGINNQMIWHLPDDFKRFRTLTTGHYIIMGRKTFESLPKLLPNRTHVIITRQQDYPVPEGCIRVNSLEEAIKACPQDETIFIIGGGEIYKQSMAIADTIELTRVYTNPEADAYFPEINPHEWQLISDEFHPKDDKHAFDFSFQTFTKIK; via the coding sequence ATGATTACGATTATCGCTGCGGCGGCAGAAAACAATGCATTGGGTATAAACAACCAGATGATTTGGCATTTACCGGATGATTTTAAACGTTTCCGAACATTAACAACCGGGCATTATATTATTATGGGTCGGAAGACATTCGAAAGTCTACCGAAACTATTGCCCAACCGGACGCATGTGATCATTACCCGCCAACAGGATTATCCGGTTCCGGAAGGTTGCATCCGTGTTAACTCCCTTGAAGAGGCGATTAAAGCCTGTCCGCAAGACGAAACTATTTTTATTATCGGTGGCGGAGAAATCTACAAACAATCTATGGCTATCGCCGATACGATCGAACTAACCCGTGTTTATACCAATCCGGAAGCGGATGCTTATTTCCCGGAAATCAATCCCCATGAATGGCAACTGATTTCGGACGAATTCCATCCAAAAGACGACAAACACGCGTTTGATTTTAGTTTTCAGACGTTTACAAAAATAAAATAG
- a CDS encoding DUF5686 family protein, which yields MRKLSYALYLIFIFSIGLQAQTKVTGTVYDEMNEPMPFASVYFKGTTIGVTTNENGKFTLSSDTTQKVLVVSFVGYNNQEVVLKNEVTENVKVKLTIGQELQEVVIVNKPKKHLSKKENPAYRILQGIWANKKKNGVKLAKAYDYERYSSISLGLSNLDSVFLRKIVGNGYDSVAAIVKEERRQNKFVVPVYMKETNEHVYGNNQLDKERIDMEAERSTGLNQRGFIFDRISNTFTTIDVYEDDIVILNKAFVSPISTRGYGVYEYLLKDSIVEGGKKTYHIYFFPRESADLVFEGSFKVTDKNFALTEISMRTNKNINLSLVRNLYFEKYFETVNDTMYLPTRDYYEGDFTLFTKNDDEKGFYVKKNLVYSDYVLNQPKDDAFYDGKIVQTRGDQFDKEDQYWKSLRASELKTEETRKVIQDLKSNRKVRSVTDIITVLSSGYMGLFDGVQVGFLWQLLSNNNVEGLRIRAGLRTYKSDNDRFRAMVYGAYGTKDKKFKYGAEAKYLLSFKPRIVVGASHLDDNLQLGGKLIETDELLPKNLNTNVIIGRGENYFLSRVKRTSVNFDFAFSNNLHLNVSSVHQQIKAADPTHFSIDYADPLTGQNVSALTDYTSNISLIFTPGRYVYGFGVDQKFGTTLYPTIILKYIRGNKGVFGGDFDYNKIQMSVNKPIFLSNFGTLKTNVEFGKVFEAVPLPLLNPVTADQTFSVVPNSFSLLNYYDFVTDTYLTAHFEHHFNGLIMNRIPLLKKLKWRSLIFYRFAYGSISQKNIDMNRSFIAYQAPSDKVYSEYGFGFENIGYGNFRPFRVDFIWRNDFTAVNGKQSPGFGVRFGFIPEF from the coding sequence ATGAGGAAATTATCTTACGCACTATATTTAATTTTTATCTTTTCCATTGGATTACAGGCACAGACCAAGGTGACCGGTACCGTTTATGACGAAATGAACGAACCAATGCCGTTTGCAAGTGTCTATTTTAAAGGAACTACAATTGGTGTTACAACCAACGAAAATGGAAAGTTTACTTTATCCTCGGATACCACCCAAAAAGTGTTGGTGGTCTCTTTTGTAGGGTATAATAACCAGGAAGTTGTCCTGAAAAACGAAGTAACCGAAAACGTAAAAGTCAAACTAACGATAGGGCAGGAGTTACAGGAAGTAGTCATTGTGAACAAACCTAAAAAACACTTGTCCAAAAAGGAAAACCCGGCCTATCGAATTCTACAGGGGATCTGGGCGAATAAAAAGAAAAATGGTGTCAAACTGGCGAAGGCTTACGATTACGAGCGTTATTCTTCCATTAGTCTTGGTTTGAGTAATCTCGATAGTGTTTTCTTGCGTAAGATTGTCGGAAATGGTTACGATTCTGTTGCGGCTATCGTAAAAGAAGAACGCCGTCAGAATAAATTTGTCGTACCGGTATACATGAAAGAAACCAACGAGCATGTATACGGGAACAATCAGCTGGATAAGGAGCGAATCGATATGGAAGCCGAAAGAAGTACCGGGCTGAATCAGCGTGGATTTATCTTCGACCGGATCAGTAATACTTTTACAACGATTGATGTATATGAAGACGATATTGTGATTCTGAACAAAGCGTTTGTGAGCCCGATTTCTACCCGGGGTTATGGCGTTTACGAATACCTGTTAAAAGATAGTATCGTCGAAGGCGGAAAAAAAACATACCATATTTATTTCTTCCCAAGAGAATCGGCCGATCTGGTTTTTGAAGGAAGTTTTAAAGTAACCGATAAAAACTTTGCATTGACCGAAATTTCAATGCGGACGAATAAAAATATTAACCTGAGTCTGGTGCGAAATCTGTATTTCGAAAAGTATTTCGAAACGGTTAATGATACGATGTATTTACCTACCCGGGATTATTATGAAGGCGATTTTACGTTGTTTACAAAAAACGACGATGAAAAAGGATTCTATGTCAAAAAGAATCTCGTTTATAGTGATTATGTTCTCAATCAGCCAAAAGACGATGCGTTCTACGACGGTAAGATTGTTCAGACCAGAGGTGATCAGTTTGATAAAGAAGATCAATACTGGAAATCGCTTCGGGCTTCCGAACTTAAAACCGAAGAAACACGTAAGGTAATCCAGGATTTGAAATCGAATAGAAAAGTGCGAAGTGTTACCGATATTATCACGGTATTGTCGTCGGGCTATATGGGCTTGTTCGATGGTGTTCAGGTTGGGTTTTTATGGCAGTTGCTTTCCAATAACAATGTGGAAGGGCTACGGATAAGAGCCGGTTTGCGAACCTATAAATCCGATAATGACCGCTTCCGTGCGATGGTATATGGCGCCTACGGAACCAAAGATAAAAAGTTTAAATACGGTGCAGAAGCCAAATACCTGTTGAGTTTTAAACCGCGTATCGTAGTGGGGGCTTCCCATCTCGACGATAACCTGCAATTGGGCGGTAAACTAATTGAAACCGACGAATTATTGCCGAAAAACCTGAATACCAATGTCATCATCGGACGTGGAGAAAATTACTTCCTGTCACGGGTAAAACGAACTTCGGTTAATTTTGATTTCGCATTTAGTAATAATCTGCATCTGAATGTTTCTTCTGTTCATCAACAGATCAAAGCGGCCGATCCGACACATTTTTCCATCGACTATGCCGATCCGCTTACCGGACAAAACGTAAGTGCGCTAACCGATTATACCAGTAATATTTCGTTAATCTTTACACCGGGACGTTATGTCTATGGTTTTGGAGTCGATCAGAAATTTGGAACGACCTTATACCCTACGATTATTTTAAAATACATTCGCGGAAACAAAGGCGTTTTCGGTGGTGATTTTGACTATAACAAAATTCAGATGTCGGTTAACAAACCGATATTCCTGAGTAATTTCGGAACCTTAAAAACCAATGTGGAGTTCGGAAAAGTATTCGAAGCGGTTCCATTACCTTTGCTAAACCCGGTTACTGCCGATCAGACGTTTTCCGTAGTGCCGAATTCGTTCTCCTTATTAAACTATTACGATTTTGTGACCGATACCTATCTGACCGCTCATTTTGAACATCATTTTAACGGGCTTATCATGAACCGTATTCCGTTGCTCAAAAAACTAAAATGGAGAAGTTTGATTTTTTACCGATTTGCCTACGGTAGCATCTCTCAGAAAAATATCGATATGAACCGCTCGTTTATTGCCTATCAGGCACCGTCGGATAAAGTATATAGCGAATATGGATTCGGATTCGAAAATATCGGTTACGGAAACTTCCGGCCATTCCGGGTGGACTTTATCTGGAGAAACGATTTTACCGCTGTTAATGGAAAACAATCACCGGGCTTTGGTGTGCGTTTCGGCTTTATCCCGGAATTCTAG
- the ubiE gene encoding bifunctional demethylmenaquinone methyltransferase/2-methoxy-6-polyprenyl-1,4-benzoquinol methylase UbiE, with the protein MSKNITPYKDSELGKKEQVTQMFDTISGKYDNLNRVISFGIDIKWRNKVLKIVSDKKPQTVLDIATGTGDLAILMTKTSATKIIGLDISSGMLEVGKQKIEHLNLSNKIEMVLGDSENIPYSDNYFDAITVAFGVRNFETLEKGLSEILRVLKPGGVFVILETSVPTRFPFKQGYYFYTKNILPLIGKLFSKDKVAYSYLSESASVFPHGEALNNILRKVGFIDVKHAPQTFGAATIYSASKK; encoded by the coding sequence ATGTCAAAAAACATCACGCCTTATAAAGATTCCGAACTCGGAAAAAAAGAACAAGTAACCCAAATGTTTGATACGATTTCCGGGAAGTACGACAATTTAAATCGTGTTATTTCTTTTGGTATCGATATTAAATGGCGCAATAAGGTTTTAAAAATTGTTTCCGACAAAAAGCCGCAAACCGTTTTGGATATTGCCACCGGAACCGGTGATTTAGCTATTTTGATGACCAAAACCAGTGCGACTAAAATTATCGGATTGGATATTTCATCCGGAATGCTTGAAGTGGGGAAACAAAAAATTGAACACCTCAACCTTAGCAACAAAATCGAAATGGTTTTAGGCGATTCTGAAAATATTCCCTATTCCGATAATTATTTTGACGCCATCACCGTTGCCTTTGGCGTGCGAAATTTTGAAACTCTGGAAAAAGGATTATCCGAAATTCTACGAGTATTAAAGCCAGGTGGTGTTTTTGTGATTCTGGAAACTTCGGTACCCACCCGTTTCCCTTTTAAACAGGGCTATTACTTCTACACGAAAAACATTTTACCGTTAATCGGAAAGCTGTTTTCGAAAGATAAAGTAGCCTATTCCTACCTATCCGAATCGGCTTCCGTTTTCCCACATGGCGAAGCGTTAAACAATATTTTGCGAAAAGTTGGGTTTATAGATGTGAAACATGCTCCTCAGACATTCGGAGCGGCAACGATATATTCAGCGTCAAAAAAATAA
- a CDS encoding bifunctional nuclease family protein, giving the protein MSLVKLTIKGISYSQTQNGAYALILNEVDGERKLPIVIGAFEAQSIAIALEKEIKPPRPLTHDLFKNFADRFDIVVKQVIIHKLVDGVFFSSIICERDRIEEIIDARTSDAIALALRFNAPIFTYKNILDKAGIYLKVSPIDENSKKEEGDDPLSNPETFGLTDDETVTGETYFQYSLAELYDLLESAVQNEDYEKAAKIRDEISKKES; this is encoded by the coding sequence ATGAGCTTAGTAAAATTAACGATAAAAGGAATTTCATACAGTCAGACGCAAAACGGTGCGTACGCTTTAATTTTGAACGAGGTAGACGGTGAGCGAAAATTACCCATCGTAATTGGTGCTTTTGAAGCCCAATCGATCGCCATCGCTTTAGAAAAAGAGATCAAACCCCCTCGACCATTAACCCATGATTTGTTTAAAAATTTTGCCGACCGTTTCGACATCGTCGTAAAACAGGTCATCATCCACAAACTGGTAGATGGTGTATTCTTTTCGAGCATTATTTGCGAGAGAGACCGTATTGAAGAAATTATCGATGCCCGTACTTCTGATGCCATCGCTTTGGCACTTCGTTTTAACGCCCCTATTTTCACCTATAAAAACATCCTCGACAAAGCCGGCATTTATTTAAAAGTCAGCCCGATCGATGAGAACAGTAAAAAAGAAGAAGGCGACGATCCTCTGAGTAATCCGGAGACATTTGGTCTTACCGATGATGAAACCGTTACCGGAGAAACCTATTTCCAATACAGCCTTGCCGAATTATACGATTTACTGGAAAGTGCCGTTCAGAATGAAGATTATGAAAAGGCCGCCAAAATACGCGACGAAATTTCCAAAAAAGAATCCTAA
- a CDS encoding pyruvate dehydrogenase complex E1 component subunit beta produces MRTIQFREAICEAMSEEMRRDESIYLMGEEVAEYNGAYKASKGMLDEFGPKRVIDTPIAELGFAGIAVGSAMNGNRPIVEFMTFNFSLVGIDQIINNAAKMRQMSAGQFSMPIVFRGPTASAGQLAATHSQAFENWFANTPGLKVVVPSNPYDAKGLLKSAIRDNDPVIFMESEQMYGDKGEVPEGEYTIPLGVAEIKREGTDVTIVSFGKIIKEAYIAADELAKEGISCEIIDLRTVRPMDYESILKSVKKTNRLVVLEEAWPFGSVASEITYMVQEKAFDYLDAPIQRITTADTPAPYSPVLLKEWLPNATDVVKAVKKVTYK; encoded by the coding sequence ATGAGAACGATACAGTTTAGAGAAGCGATTTGTGAAGCGATGAGCGAAGAAATGCGTCGCGACGAATCGATATATTTAATGGGTGAAGAGGTAGCCGAATATAACGGGGCCTATAAAGCTTCCAAAGGAATGCTGGATGAATTTGGTCCGAAACGAGTTATCGATACGCCTATCGCCGAACTAGGTTTTGCCGGAATCGCGGTAGGTTCTGCCATGAATGGTAACCGCCCGATTGTGGAATTCATGACGTTTAACTTTTCATTGGTGGGAATTGATCAAATCATCAACAATGCGGCAAAAATGCGCCAGATGTCTGCCGGACAATTCTCAATGCCTATCGTATTCCGTGGTCCTACAGCTTCTGCCGGTCAATTGGCAGCAACGCACTCGCAGGCTTTCGAAAACTGGTTTGCCAATACGCCAGGATTAAAAGTAGTGGTGCCTTCCAATCCATACGATGCTAAAGGGTTGTTAAAATCGGCAATCCGCGATAACGATCCGGTAATCTTTATGGAATCCGAACAAATGTACGGTGATAAAGGTGAGGTGCCGGAAGGAGAATATACTATTCCATTGGGAGTGGCCGAAATTAAACGCGAAGGAACCGACGTGACAATTGTTTCATTTGGTAAAATTATCAAAGAAGCCTATATCGCTGCTGATGAATTGGCTAAAGAAGGTATCTCTTGTGAAATCATCGATTTAAGAACTGTTCGTCCGATGGATTACGAATCGATCCTGAAATCGGTTAAAAAAACCAACCGTTTGGTGGTGTTGGAAGAAGCATGGCCGTTTGGTAGTGTGGCTTCGGAAATTACCTATATGGTTCAGGAAAAAGCATTCGATTACCTGGATGCTCCTATTCAGAGAATTACTACAGCCGATACACCGGCACCGTATTCTCCTGTGCTTTTAAAAGAATGGTTGCCTAATGCTACTGATGTTGTAAAAGCAGTGAAGAAAGTTACCTATAAATAA
- a CDS encoding porin family protein, translating into MRKFILISLLLLSLNCFSQSMFSKNPVINLENFDKQRVHWGYFLGFSSYDFKFDYIKPGVDIEVKGTTGFNVGLVGNLRIMEHLDLRFEPGLYYTQRDLTFHDPSLTRPVDQLREVKSTYIHFPLLLKFSSQRFGNVRPYVVGGFSKSLNLGSNYDATDDNYAYRFRMTRWSTNYELGLGIDFYLEYFKFSPSIRGVFGINDELIRDNNPNSPWTGNVESMKTRGIFINFTFH; encoded by the coding sequence ATGAGAAAATTCATCCTTATTTCCTTATTACTTCTGTCACTAAACTGCTTTTCACAGTCGATGTTTAGTAAAAATCCGGTTATTAACCTGGAAAACTTTGACAAGCAGCGCGTACACTGGGGCTATTTTTTAGGATTCAGCAGCTACGATTTTAAGTTTGATTATATCAAACCCGGCGTTGACATTGAAGTAAAAGGAACCACCGGATTTAACGTTGGTTTGGTTGGAAATTTAAGGATAATGGAACATTTGGATCTTCGTTTCGAACCCGGATTGTATTATACCCAGCGGGATCTAACCTTCCACGACCCGAGTCTGACCCGACCGGTAGATCAATTGCGAGAAGTTAAATCGACCTATATTCATTTCCCATTATTACTGAAATTTTCGTCCCAGCGCTTTGGGAATGTACGTCCGTATGTAGTTGGTGGATTCTCGAAATCACTCAATTTGGGTAGTAACTACGATGCTACCGACGACAACTACGCCTACCGTTTTCGTATGACGCGTTGGTCGACCAACTATGAATTAGGATTGGGTATCGATTTCTATCTGGAATACTTTAAATTTTCACCGTCCATCCGTGGTGTATTCGGCATTAACGACGAATTAATTCGCGACAACAACCCGAACAGTCCGTGGACCGGAAATGTAGAATCGATGAAAACCCGTGGGATTTTCATCAACTTTACCTTCCACTAA
- a CDS encoding RNA methyltransferase — MVSKNQIKLITSLQQKKYRKQHELFFAEGIKVIQELLNSNFELYHLFSVEAIFDSLPQNKVTLISEAELKKISALTTPNTCLALFRIPEEKPVVESGLILALDDIRDPGNLGTILRLSDWFGISDVVCSNETVDIYNPKVIQATMGSISRVNVIYTDLEAFLDQTKLPVFGTFMDGANIYEQKLPENGIIVMGNEANGISESIEKRTTERLSIPRFGNLQLTESLNVATATAIILSECKRGLFSGR, encoded by the coding sequence ATGGTTAGTAAAAACCAAATCAAACTAATAACGAGTTTACAGCAAAAAAAATATAGAAAACAGCATGAATTATTCTTTGCCGAAGGTATAAAGGTAATTCAAGAATTACTGAATTCCAATTTTGAACTGTATCATTTGTTTTCGGTTGAGGCTATTTTTGATTCGCTTCCGCAAAATAAAGTAACATTGATTTCGGAGGCAGAACTCAAGAAAATTAGTGCGCTAACGACACCGAATACTTGTTTGGCGTTGTTTCGTATTCCGGAGGAAAAACCGGTTGTCGAATCCGGATTGATTCTGGCCTTAGACGATATCCGCGATCCGGGGAATCTCGGAACGATTTTACGACTGAGTGACTGGTTTGGAATTTCAGATGTCGTATGTTCGAACGAAACCGTTGATATTTATAATCCGAAAGTGATTCAGGCGACCATGGGCTCGATCTCGCGGGTGAATGTAATCTATACCGATCTGGAAGCATTTCTGGATCAAACGAAATTGCCGGTTTTCGGAACGTTTATGGATGGTGCTAATATTTATGAACAAAAACTTCCGGAAAACGGAATTATTGTTATGGGTAATGAAGCCAATGGTATTTCGGAATCCATAGAAAAACGAACAACAGAACGACTTTCTATTCCGCGCTTTGGAAATTTACAGCTTACCGAAAGCCTGAATGTGGCCACGGCAACCGCTATTATTCTAAGTGAATGTAAAAGAGGACTTTTTAGTGGAAGGTAA
- a CDS encoding 2TM domain-containing protein encodes MEINQHELYEYARQRLKQKKRLYFHFVLFFLGSIFCIIANKLLNVKPEMDWYLWVITIWFFIFVLHFIRVFITDSFMNKKWERAQIDKLMLQQERKIEQLQKDIDKKNNTAQ; translated from the coding sequence ATGGAAATAAACCAACACGAACTGTATGAATATGCCAGACAACGCTTAAAACAAAAAAAGCGTCTCTATTTTCATTTTGTCCTGTTTTTCCTGGGAAGCATATTCTGTATTATAGCCAATAAGCTATTGAATGTTAAACCGGAAATGGACTGGTACTTATGGGTGATCACCATATGGTTTTTTATTTTTGTACTGCATTTTATCCGTGTGTTTATTACCGATAGTTTTATGAATAAAAAATGGGAACGCGCTCAGATTGACAAACTCATGTTACAACAGGAACGTAAAATAGAGCAACTTCAAAAAGACATCGACAAAAAGAACAACACAGCACAATAA
- a CDS encoding electron transfer flavoprotein subunit alpha/FixB family protein — protein MSILIYAESAEGKFKKVAFELASYAKKVAEKMGTTVTAVTVNASDVSALSKYGVDKVLKVNNDKLAAFNAKAYADVIKQAAQKEGTKVVVLSSTTDSLYLAPLVAVGLNAGYASNVVALPESTSPFIVKRNAFSNKAFNVTEVTTDVKVIGLAKNSYGLVESASSATEEDFAPSLNDADFSIKVENVEKVTGKVTIADAEIVVSAGRGLKGPENWGMIEDLAAVLGAATACSKPVSDLGWRPHSEHVGQTGKPVAANLYIAIGISGAIQHIAGINSSKVKVVINPDADAPFFKVADYGVVGDAFDVVPKLVAKLKEFKAHNS, from the coding sequence ATGTCAATTTTAATATATGCTGAATCAGCAGAAGGAAAATTTAAAAAAGTAGCTTTCGAGTTGGCTTCTTATGCTAAGAAAGTTGCCGAGAAAATGGGAACAACTGTTACCGCTGTAACGGTAAACGCGAGCGATGTTAGCGCCCTTTCCAAATACGGAGTAGACAAAGTATTAAAAGTAAACAACGATAAACTGGCTGCGTTTAACGCAAAGGCTTATGCTGATGTGATCAAACAAGCCGCACAAAAAGAAGGAACGAAAGTAGTGGTTTTATCATCGACTACCGACAGTTTATATTTAGCACCATTGGTAGCCGTAGGTTTAAATGCCGGATACGCATCCAATGTGGTAGCGTTACCAGAAAGCACTTCTCCTTTCATTGTAAAAAGAAATGCATTCTCTAACAAAGCCTTCAATGTTACAGAAGTTACTACCGATGTAAAAGTAATCGGATTAGCGAAAAACTCATACGGATTGGTAGAATCGGCTTCATCAGCGACAGAAGAAGATTTCGCACCATCATTAAACGATGCGGATTTCTCCATCAAAGTTGAAAACGTAGAAAAAGTAACCGGAAAAGTAACCATTGCCGATGCTGAGATTGTAGTTTCTGCAGGACGTGGTTTAAAAGGACCAGAAAACTGGGGCATGATCGAAGATCTAGCGGCTGTTTTAGGCGCTGCAACAGCTTGTTCAAAACCGGTATCCGATTTAGGATGGAGACCTCATAGCGAGCACGTAGGGCAAACCGGAAAACCGGTAGCGGCCAACCTATATATCGCAATCGGTATTTCCGGAGCGATCCAGCACATTGCCGGAATCAACTCTTCAAAAGTAAAAGTAGTAATCAACCCGGATGCAGATGCACCATTCTTTAAAGTTGCCGATTACGGAGTAGTAGGTGACGCATTCGATGTTGTACCAAAATTAGTAGCGAAATTAAAAGAATTTAAAGCACACAATTCTTAA
- a CDS encoding electron transfer flavoprotein subunit beta/FixA family protein — MKILVCISHVPDTTSKINFVNGDSEFDTNGVQFVINPNDEFGLTRAIWFKEQQGANVTVVNVGGPDAEATLRKALAIGADEAIRVNAVPTDGFFVAKQLAEVVKNGNYDLVIAGKESLDYNGGMVPGMLAALTGSDFINSCIGIEVNGTSVKAVREIDGGKETLSASLPLVVGGQKGIVEEKDLRIPNMRGIMTARTKALTILEPVAAENNTKAVKFEKPAPKTAVKLVSPDNLDELINLLHNEAKVI, encoded by the coding sequence ATGAAAATATTAGTTTGCATCAGTCATGTGCCTGATACTACTTCAAAAATTAACTTTGTTAATGGCGATTCAGAATTTGACACAAACGGTGTACAATTCGTAATTAATCCGAATGATGAATTTGGTTTAACCAGAGCCATTTGGTTTAAAGAGCAACAAGGAGCAAATGTAACGGTGGTGAATGTTGGCGGACCTGATGCAGAAGCGACCTTACGTAAAGCATTAGCTATTGGTGCCGATGAAGCTATTCGTGTGAACGCAGTTCCTACCGATGGTTTCTTCGTAGCAAAACAATTGGCTGAAGTGGTTAAAAACGGAAACTACGACTTGGTAATTGCCGGAAAAGAATCATTAGACTACAACGGTGGAATGGTACCTGGAATGTTGGCTGCCTTAACCGGATCAGATTTTATCAACTCTTGCATCGGTATTGAAGTAAACGGAACCAGCGTAAAAGCGGTACGTGAAATCGACGGAGGAAAAGAAACCCTTAGCGCCAGCCTTCCTTTAGTAGTAGGAGGACAAAAAGGTATCGTTGAAGAGAAAGACCTACGTATTCCGAACATGAGAGGAATTATGACGGCTCGTACAAAAGCGTTGACAATTTTAGAGCCCGTTGCAGCAGAGAATAACACAAAAGCTGTAAAATTCGAAAAACCAGCTCCGAAAACAGCTGTAAAATTAGTAAGTCCGGATAATCTGGACGAACTGATTAACCTTTTACATAACGAAGCAAAAGTTATCTAA